A window from Mustela erminea isolate mMusErm1 chromosome 17, mMusErm1.Pri, whole genome shotgun sequence encodes these proteins:
- the SH2D1B gene encoding SH2 domain-containing protein 1B — MDYRAPSRLAVDLPYYHGPLSKKDCETLLLQDRVDGNFLIRDSESVPGVLCLCVSFKNFVYTYRIFKDGRGFYNIQTVEGAPQMLFSNLKELISTFEKPNQGLVVQLRHPIKQASSRPRWRRSQIQLDSIYENSNSDYVEVLP; from the exons ATGGATTACAGGGCTCCCAGCAGGCTCGCCGTGGATCTGCCCTATTACCACGGCCCTCTGTCCAAGAAAGACTGTGAGACCCTGCTGCTGCAGGACAGGGTGGACGGCAACTTCCTGATAAGGGACAGCGAGTCCGTGCCGGGAGTCCTGTGCCTCTGTGTCTC gtttaaaaattttgtctacACATATCGAATCTTCAAAGACGGACGTGGGTTTTACAATATACAG ACTGTGGAAGGTGCTCCCCAGATGCTCTTTTCAAACCTAAAGGAATTGATTTCCACCTTTGAGAAACCAAATCAAGGGCTGGTGGTTCAACTTAGACATCCGATAAAGCAAGCCAGCTCCCGCCCGCGATGGAGAAGGTCACAGATACAGTTGGATAGTATTTACG AGAACAGTAACAGCGACTATGTGGAGGTCTTGCCTTGA